GTCAGCCGCGCCGCCGGATGGCGAACTTGCGCAGTTCCTTCATGCTGGAAAAACCGAACTTGCGGATCATGCGGCCGTAATACGTCTCCACGGTGTGGGCGCTGATGCTCAGGGCCCGACCGATCTCGGCGCTGGACTCGCCGCCCCCGAGCCGGTCAAGGATCTGCTCCTCACGCTGGCTCAAGGCGACGGTCCCGCCCTCGTCCGGGGCGAGCACCCGTCCAGCCAGGCTCTCCATGGCCCCGGGACTGGCGTAGCGCCGCCCGGCGGCCACGGCCTCAATGGCCTCCAAAAGCACGTCCGCGACCTCGCGCTTGGTGACGTAGCCCCGCGCCCCCCGGTCGAAGGCCCGTTCGATGCTCCCCCGGTCCTCGTGCATGGAATAGATGAGGCTCGGAATCCCCTGGGCCGTCAGGTCGCCGATCAGGTCCAGGCCCGACTCCTCGGCCAGGGACAGGTCCACCAGGGCCACCGAGGCCTGGACGCCCTCCAGGCGCTCCAGGAGTTCCGCCCGGCTTCCGGCCTCGCCGCAGACCGTATGGCCAACCTGGCGCAACAGCAGCGACAGGCCGTTTCGCATGGCCGGATGATCGTCCACCAAAAAAACGCGCACTCCAAAGGCGTCAGGCATCGGTTTTCTCCTTGCCGTCCCCATTGATTCCACAGGCTAAAAGACAGGTCACGACGGTTCCGCCGCCCGGGGCGTCCTCCACGGAAAGGCGAGCCCCGATCATCCTGGCCCGGTAGGACATGATCCGCATGCCGAGCCCTCCCTGGCTGCGAACCGCCGCCTGGAGGCCGATGCCGTCGTCACGCACGGTGAGCGCAAGCAGCCGGTCGAGACCGCAACTCAGGGTGATGGTGATCCGGCCGGGCTGGGCGTGCTTGACGGCGTTGGCCACCGCCTCCTGGGCGATGCGGTAGAACTGGACGAGATGCTCGTTGCGGCACGGCTCGCAGTCCAGGTTCTCGACATATTCGATAGCGACGCCGCTGGATTGGCTGACGCGCCGGGCCAGATCGTCCAGGGACGGCCTGGCCTCGCCCGGGGTGTGCTCCACCGGCCAAAGCCCCCGGGAGAGATCGTAGGCCTGGCTGACCGACTCCTTGAGCATCAGGGAAATCTCCGCGACTTCCGCCGCCACGTCCCCCTCCGCGATGCCGCGGTGTTCCAGGGCCGCACAGCGAAGCCGGGCCCCCCCCAACTGCTGGCACAACCCGTCGTGCAGGTCGTGGCTCAACCGGCGGCGCTCCTCCTCGCTGACGTTGACGATCTCCCGCTCCAACCGGGTGCGCTCGTCCATTTCCGCCCGCAGGGCGGCGTTTTTTCCCGTAAGCGCCCGGGACAGACCTTCTACGGCCGAGAACGCATTGGTGAACCGCTGGGCCAGGGCCAGGGCCTGGGACAGGGCAAAGGCCAGCATGCCCAACGGCAGGAGATTCAGGACGTTGATGCCGAAGAAGAATCGGTAGATGTCGCTCATCGAGGTTACCGACAGGATAGCGTAGCCAATGAAAAGAATAGACGAACCGTCGCGGCCGCGCTTCAGGCAAAGTCCTAGCATGACCAGAATACATAAATTGACAAACAAGGTCGTCAACGGCAGATACAACACTGCTTTGTAAACGTACGCATCAGGCTGCGTGACGATGATAAAAACGAATACGACGCTTCTTATGTCACATATATACTTGACGAAAATAAAAAACTCATCAGGATAGATAGATTTATAGAATCGATACAGGATGGAGCCCAATACGGCATACGCGACAAGGGGTATCCTGCGGACAACATCAGGTTTTATGTCTGGAAAAAAAAGATTGATCAACGTATCCGACGAATCCATGGTCAGGAGCAGCGTGACGAGCAGCGTGCAGCTGATGGCGAAATAGAGCGACGAGATATCCTTTTTTCTCAAATAGTGCAGGGCGAGATGATAGACGGCCATGATCAACAGGCTGCCGACAAAAAACATGGACCAGGCCCAGATGCGGACATGCACCCCCTGCACCTGATCCGGGAGGCCGATCATGATCGCCTGGCGCAGGCCGCCCCGGCGAAAGACGTGGTTGGAGACCTGCAATACCAGGTCGATGGGCGCCCCGTGACTCTCGAAGCCGACCATGGCCAGGGAGCGATGCGACGTTTCCGCCCCGGCGACGTCGCCGACCACACCGCTTTCGGCGATAAGCCTCCCGTCGGCCCACAGCCGGTAGGCGGCGTTGACGCCGGAGATCCGAAGGGCCAGTCGGCGTTCGCCGGGCGGCGGCGACAGGCGCAGGCGGAAGGTGGCCTTGCCATAGCCCGGCAAGGGCTGGCCGTGGAGCTCGTAGCCTTTCCATACGCCGGGGAGGGTCATGAAGCCGGAGGGTTCGGGAGGCGTGACGCCGGGTCCGAAGTCCTCGGGAGAAAGCAGCCGGTCCCAGTAAAATTCCCACTGCCCGTCCAGGGCGGCCGGGCCGTCCCGGGCCAGGTCGAACCCGGCCAGGTCGAGCACGCCATGCGTGGCCACGGGCGTATCCGCGCCGCGCCGGAGGCATCCGGCGGCAGGCGCCAGGAGCACGAACGCCAGGATGGCGGCCAGCGCTGAGCGGACAGCTACATTGGGCATACGATCCGTTTCCGAGGCCCTCACCCGGTCGCGCCAACGGCAGACTGGCCTGAATTGATCGATTCGGCTTTCCAGCGCCGCCCAATGCCTTTTCGCATGTGGCTTGGCAAGCCCGGATGACATGCCGTGCCCAACGCGGCAAGGGCGAAGCCGTTCACGACGCCCAGACGGCCGACGGGCATCACTCCCGGCATCCGCCAACGCGTCGGAACGCGTACCTGCCCCCCACGGCCCCCAGGGTCTGGGCGCCCCGGGCCAGAAACTGCCCGGGACGGCGCACGGGAACCTTCGCGGACTCGGATACCCCGAAGCTCACCCCGGCGTCCACCAAAAGACCGTCCCGGGCCGAATCGCCGGTCCTGGAGGAGAACCCGGACGTGGGCGAACCGGCGTAGCGCGCCGAAATGATCGCGGAGTTGCCCGGGAACTCGCGCCCCGGCGAAGGGGCAGGTCCAGGCTTATGGTCCTGGCCGCCCCGGTTCAATCCTGCACGCTCGCCCCCCCGGCTTTGCCAGCAGCACCATCTTAGAGCATCCGATGCATTGATGCCACGGCTATAACCGCCAAGTATGAGACCGCGGCACGGCGTAAAGGCATATTTCTGTTGTAATTTTAGGTAATTACAATAGAATTGTGCCATTTTTCCGTGCAACGGTCTCCAATTCCCTAAAATGCAAGAAAATATTTGCAAAATGCAGCCAAGGCTGCGGCAGAGGGCTCCCTGGCGGCGGCGCGGCTATCATCGCCGTGGCGGTGAACACGGAAGGCCGTCGTGAAATCGTGGGACTGCACATCGGCCCCAGTGAAGCCGGGCCGTTCTGGTCTTTTTTCCTCAAAGGCCTTCTTCGCCGGGGACTCACCGGCCTGAAGCTTGTCGTCTCCGACGCCTATGAAGGCCTCATGGCCGCAATCGCCAAAACGTTCGGAACCACGTGGCAACGCTGCCGGGTTCACTGGATGCGAAACGCCTTGGCTCGTGCGCCAAAATTGCAGCACGCCATGGTTTCCGCCGCCCTGCGCCAGGCCTTTCTGCAACCAGACTCGGCCAGTGCCAGCCAGACTTGGCGGTATGCCGCCGATCAGCTTCAAGGAAGACTTCGCTTCGAGGTTCGAGGGGGAATTTGGCTGCACGCCCAACCCATGCATTGGGCATGTTCTGGCTTGCTCAATCCCGGACAGAAATGCGTTTCTCACCGCATGCCTTTCATTTCGCGCCGGAGCGCGGCAACGCTTTCGACGACCCCGCGACGGGCACACCACGTGCGTTTGCCACGCTCCCCGCGACCGCCCCGTTTCCCTTCACGCCGCAGCCATTGCCTGCGGAGCGGCCCCTCGCGCAGGGGCCGACCGAGACGGAACAGTGCTGGCCGTTAGGCCTGGGCCTCCTCCGCGCCAGCCTTCTTGAAGGTGATCAACGGACAGTTCTTGCAGATGTCCGCGCCGGGGAACGGCTGTCCCGGACGGGTGATGGATGCGCCGCCGTGATCGTCGACCCGTTTCTTCAACCGCTCCATGACCAGGACAAGCTGCTCGCCGGGGATGGCCACGTTGATTTCGCCGCGTTCGGTCTTTCCGGCGTTGTAGCTGCCGCTGCAGGCCAGGAAGATGTTCATGGAGGCGGTGTTGTAGGCCTGGACGTTGCCGCCGCAGGCCGCCGAGTTCATGGTCATGGAGGGCTTGAGGGGATGCACGTTCATCGCCGACATCCAGTCCACGGCCAGATGATAGGCCTGCATGTTGTCGCAGTAAAAATGCACGACATGCGGCGGGGCGAAGGCGTCGGCCAAGGGCGAGACCACGACGGCGACAAGCTTGCCTTCCGGCAAGCGGGGTTTGGATCTGACGAAGGCCTCGGCCTGATCCATGTCGCGCACGTATTTCATGTGGCTTTTGATCTCGGCCTCGTCCAGGCCCTTCCAGCCGAAGACGAACTTGGCGTTGGCGCACCCCAGGCGGTCCTTTTCCATGAGCACCGTCAACCCCTCCATGCGGGCGCCGATCTCCGCCTGACAGAACGTCAGGGCCTTGCCCGGCACATAGTGGGGAACGTCGCGCTTGAAGCGGTCGAGTTCCTCCTGCTCGAAGATGTACCTGATGGCGACCGGATAATGCATAAGCCGCAGGTGATGCATGAAGTATTCCTGCATCTGGCGATATGTCTCGGTACTCATAGAAAGAACCTCCGGGTGATGGATGTGAATGCCGTCGAGAAACCTGGGCGCTGGACGCCCGGACAGGGGCGTCCAGCCCGCAGGGGAACTGGTTGCCAGGCGGATGGCATCAGTGCGGCTGCCCAGAGAATTTCGACTGGCGTCATTATGTTAAAAATAACATAGCTAGCAGGGTGGAACGGGTCAAGGGCAGTTTCCCGAACTGGGCGCCTGGCGCCTGGTGTCGATTTTCTCTGTGAAAAAAGGGACACGGCTTAGCCGCCTGGCCAGACCTTTTGCAGGTGCGGAAATACGCCTTTAGCGGGGGAGCTTGCGTGAAAAAAAATTTATCGTCCCGCCGAGCAAATGAAAATGTGAAAAAAAGAACCCACGCCACTTCGCCCCAGGACGGCTTTCTGGCATCCATAGCGTACCCCTGGAGCACTATCGCCCCGGCAGTCGCCTATGCCCCGGGCGTTTCATCTTGGGGCGCTTAACACCCGCCCGCCGCCCCAGTTCAAGCCTGGCCGTTCGCCCCCCGGCCTTGCCAGCACCACTATCGCATAGCATCCGACGCATTGCTGTCACGGCTATAAACGCCAAGTATTCCTTTCTGATGAAGTCGCGGAAGAGAAAGTCATTTTAAAAATTTTGATATGGATACACAGCAGACATATACAAGCATTCCTCACCCGCCGAATCTCTCAGGTTGTACCACCTCTGAAGCAGAATGATTTTAAACATCGGAAACGGTGCATAGGCAGGATTGCCAACGGAGTGGAGGCCATGCAAAACTTTTTCCGAAGAATCTTCTCAGATGGCTTCCAGTCAATAAGGTGATAAACCTTATCCAGAAATCATTCCCTGTGCCTGCGACGGAACACGACGTATTCGGCAATGCCTGGCTTTTTTTGGACTAGCGCTTGCTCATGATCGCCTCCATCATTTTTGATAGAGAAAAAAGAGCACAATCACCTTAAATTACAATAGAAATACGTTTTTACACCGTGCAGCGGCCTCAATCTGGCCTTGCATACCATCGAAAACAAAGCCCTTGTCGTACAGGACACAGGCCATTTTGAACTGGCGTCAGGGGGCGGGATGTGGACCAACGAAAAAGCGGCTTACGTGGCTGACGTAAACCGCTGAAATTCTTGGCGTCCCCAAGGGGATTTGAACCCCTGTTACCGGCGTGAAAGGGCTTGCCCGACACGGCCGGGAAGATAGCACCACCCATTATTTCAGCTAGTTAGCCTTACACCAAAAGACAAAGAAGACCCCCGCCAGCATGCGAAGTACTTCCGGAAGTACTTCCGCCCCTCATCGCCACCAAGGCCCCCATGGCAACAAACTTCACTGATTTATCCACCCCTTTGTTCAACTACCTCCACCCTCGCTCGCCTTTCCTCCTTCAGCTTCTTCTCCTGCCAATTCCGATACCATCCCTCCCACTCATCGATTGACTTCGGCTCCGGCGGCATGCCCGGGAGGCCGATGTTGTTCTGAACCAGCGTCATCGCCCCCCGCGTCTGTTCGTGGTCCTGCTGGTCCCGCCATCCGAAGTTGTTCTTCAGATCGAAAATCTGACCCGCCACCATGCCTTGCCCCTGGACAAGCTGCCGCGCACGCTGCCCTTCAATCCGCAGCTTCGCCCTTTTTATAGTGTCCATATATTCATGTTTGTATGAGTAGTTGAGAAGTGACTGCCTGGACGTGAAGCCCAGGGCCAACGCCAAATCCGGGACCGTGTACGGCCAACCCTTCTCGTCCGCCATGTGAAAATACGCATCAATCGCCGCCTGCATCTCTTGGACGGAAGAGTAGTAGGGCGGCCTCCCCGCACCCCTTGAACCCTCGCAATTCGCGTCATCGCACACGGTATCGTTGTCACTCTGACATATGACAATGTCATTACTGTTGTTTTTGATTTGAATCTCGTATTCAAGCTCTTTTATTCGTTCTTTAAGTTTAGTAATTGTTTCCATTTTATCCTCCTCGAAATTTACGATGGCATTGTCTGTATTATTTGTCAATATAAAGTTATCGAGATTACGGTATAGTACAAGGGTAAAATATGGAAGGGACCCAAAACATCATTATCCCCCTATGGGGGATGCGCTAATAATACATACAAATCAGAAATTAATCAGGAAAGGAAGAGAGATACAAGGTTGTTATGTGGAGGCTTTGTCGATGGTGAGAGATGGGTATGCGTCGTTAGTGGGTAAATAATTTTAGGAGGATATCATGAACAAGGTGACTCTCATCGGCAGGCTTGGCGTACAACCACGAGGGGGGAGCATCAAC
Above is a genomic segment from Desulfolutivibrio sulfodismutans DSM 3696 containing:
- a CDS encoding response regulator transcription factor, whose protein sequence is MPDAFGVRVFLVDDHPAMRNGLSLLLRQVGHTVCGEAGSRAELLERLEGVQASVALVDLSLAEESGLDLIGDLTAQGIPSLIYSMHEDRGSIERAFDRGARGYVTKREVADVLLEAIEAVAAGRRYASPGAMESLAGRVLAPDEGGTVALSQREEQILDRLGGGESSAEIGRALSISAHTVETYYGRMIRKFGFSSMKELRKFAIRRRG
- a CDS encoding sensor histidine kinase codes for the protein MPNVAVRSALAAILAFVLLAPAAGCLRRGADTPVATHGVLDLAGFDLARDGPAALDGQWEFYWDRLLSPEDFGPGVTPPEPSGFMTLPGVWKGYELHGQPLPGYGKATFRLRLSPPPGERRLALRISGVNAAYRLWADGRLIAESGVVGDVAGAETSHRSLAMVGFESHGAPIDLVLQVSNHVFRRGGLRQAIMIGLPDQVQGVHVRIWAWSMFFVGSLLIMAVYHLALHYLRKKDISSLYFAISCTLLVTLLLTMDSSDTLINLFFPDIKPDVVRRIPLVAYAVLGSILYRFYKSIYPDEFFIFVKYICDIRSVVFVFIIVTQPDAYVYKAVLYLPLTTLFVNLCILVMLGLCLKRGRDGSSILFIGYAILSVTSMSDIYRFFFGINVLNLLPLGMLAFALSQALALAQRFTNAFSAVEGLSRALTGKNAALRAEMDERTRLEREIVNVSEEERRRLSHDLHDGLCQQLGGARLRCAALEHRGIAEGDVAAEVAEISLMLKESVSQAYDLSRGLWPVEHTPGEARPSLDDLARRVSQSSGVAIEYVENLDCEPCRNEHLVQFYRIAQEAVANAVKHAQPGRITITLSCGLDRLLALTVRDDGIGLQAAVRSQGGLGMRIMSYRARMIGARLSVEDAPGGGTVVTCLLACGINGDGKEKTDA
- a CDS encoding DUF169 domain-containing protein, whose protein sequence is MSTETYRQMQEYFMHHLRLMHYPVAIRYIFEQEELDRFKRDVPHYVPGKALTFCQAEIGARMEGLTVLMEKDRLGCANAKFVFGWKGLDEAEIKSHMKYVRDMDQAEAFVRSKPRLPEGKLVAVVVSPLADAFAPPHVVHFYCDNMQAYHLAVDWMSAMNVHPLKPSMTMNSAACGGNVQAYNTASMNIFLACSGSYNAGKTERGEINVAIPGEQLVLVMERLKKRVDDHGGASITRPGQPFPGADICKNCPLITFKKAGAEEAQA
- a CDS encoding transposase, which codes for MHGLHSVGNPAYAPFPMFKIILLQRWYNLRDSAGEECLYMSAVYPYQNF
- a CDS encoding terminase small subunit, translating into METITKLKERIKELEYEIQIKNNSNDIVICQSDNDTVCDDANCEGSRGAGRPPYYSSVQEMQAAIDAYFHMADEKGWPYTVPDLALALGFTSRQSLLNYSYKHEYMDTIKRAKLRIEGQRARQLVQGQGMVAGQIFDLKNNFGWRDQQDHEQTRGAMTLVQNNIGLPGMPPEPKSIDEWEGWYRNWQEKKLKEERRARVEVVEQRGG